A portion of the Deinococcus peraridilitoris DSM 19664 genome contains these proteins:
- a CDS encoding IS4 family transposase, whose translation MSLQEAALADPTKLGEVIKHHLPFLRRDTLQRLADVVTALIQARSTKHAQLALHLPGTVGAVSKLRRVERCLHDPQLDRDVFLKLLVPLLPDEKLVMTMDRTNWEHGEADLNLLVLGVVLEGFTLPLVWMALPHGGSSDTGVRERLVAQLLKVLPAKRWRVLVADREFVGAAWFTFLRRRGIKRCLRIRGDARIDDVRLDEGWGYVQPGQVVALLEKANVYGNVMQLVVTRTDAGELLALATDLKIDETRAVYRLRWTVECTFSTQKSRGFDLEASAMTRPDRLERLFGVVTLALAWCLRVGVWCHQQRPIKRKKHGRRAVSLVRYGLELLSASLRWDTSDCLTLLALVMQPFPAPAHHSIQVVGY comes from the coding sequence GTGTCGCTCCAAGAAGCCGCTCTGGCTGATCCTACCAAGCTCGGCGAGGTCATCAAGCACCATCTGCCATTCCTACGCCGAGATACCCTGCAACGCCTCGCCGACGTCGTCACCGCCCTGATTCAAGCTCGCTCGACCAAGCACGCCCAGCTTGCCCTCCATCTGCCCGGCACAGTCGGTGCCGTCAGCAAGCTGCGCCGAGTCGAGCGCTGCCTACACGACCCTCAGCTCGATCGCGACGTTTTCTTGAAGCTCCTCGTGCCACTGCTGCCCGACGAGAAGCTGGTCATGACCATGGACCGCACGAACTGGGAACACGGCGAAGCCGACCTGAACCTCCTTGTGCTGGGCGTAGTGCTTGAAGGCTTCACCTTGCCCCTCGTGTGGATGGCCTTGCCGCACGGAGGTAGCAGCGACACCGGAGTGCGTGAGCGTTTGGTCGCTCAACTTCTCAAGGTCTTGCCCGCGAAGCGGTGGCGTGTTCTGGTTGCCGACCGTGAGTTCGTCGGGGCGGCGTGGTTCACGTTTCTGAGGCGGCGCGGCATCAAACGCTGCCTGCGCATCCGAGGTGACGCTCGGATCGACGACGTGCGGCTCGACGAGGGCTGGGGGTACGTGCAGCCCGGACAAGTGGTCGCGCTGCTCGAAAAAGCGAATGTGTACGGCAACGTCATGCAACTGGTCGTCACCCGCACCGACGCCGGGGAACTGCTCGCCCTGGCGACCGACCTGAAGATCGACGAGACGCGGGCGGTGTATCGTTTGCGCTGGACCGTGGAGTGTACCTTCAGCACTCAGAAATCCAGAGGCTTCGACCTGGAGGCGAGTGCCATGACCAGGCCGGATCGGCTGGAACGCTTGTTCGGGGTAGTCACGCTGGCTTTGGCATGGTGTTTGCGTGTCGGCGTGTGGTGTCACCAGCAGCGGCCCATCAAACGCAAAAAACACGGACGCCGTGCAGTGAGCCTCGTCAGGTACGGCCTGGAGCTTCTTTCCGCTTCTTTGCGTTGGGACACGAGTGACTGCCTGACACTTTTGGCGCTTGTCATGCAGCCTTTTCCCGCTCCAGCACACCACTCAATCCAAGTTGTGGGGTACTGA
- a CDS encoding IS4 family transposase — MSLQEAALTDPTKLGEVFKHHLPFLRRDTLQRLADVVTALIQARSTKHARLALHLPGHASSSVKLRRVERCLHDPQLDQDVFLKLLLPLLPDDKLVMTMDRTNWEYGEADLNVLVLGVVLEGFTLPLVWTALPHGGSSDTRTRERLVARLLKVLPAKQWRVLVADREFVGREWFAFLRRRGVKRCLRIRGDSRVDDLRLDEGWAYVEPGQVVGLLEKANIYGQVMQLVVTRTPEGELLALATDLKIDETRGVYHLRWSVESTFSAQKSRGFDLEASAMTKPARLERLVGVVTLAMAWCLRIGTWCHEQRPIKRKKHGRRAVSLVKYGLERLAAALRWGTSDRTILLSLVMQPFPAPIQHSAQDVGY, encoded by the coding sequence GTGTCGCTCCAAGAAGCCGCTCTGACTGATCCTACCAAGCTCGGCGAGGTGTTCAAACACCATTTGCCCTTTCTGCGCCGAGACACCCTGCAACGCCTCGCCGACGTCGTCACCGCTCTGATCCAAGCGCGTTCGACCAAGCACGCTCGGCTCGCACTTCATCTGCCCGGACACGCCAGCAGTTCAGTCAAGCTGCGCCGCGTCGAGCGCTGCCTACACGACCCTCAGCTCGATCAGGACGTTTTTTTGAAGCTGCTCTTGCCGCTCCTCCCTGATGACAAGCTCGTCATGACGATGGACCGTACGAACTGGGAGTACGGCGAAGCCGACTTGAACGTCCTTGTGCTCGGCGTGGTGCTTGAAGGCTTCACATTACCGCTGGTGTGGACGGCCCTGCCCCATGGGGGCAGCAGCGACACCAGGACACGCGAGCGTCTGGTCGCTCGACTGCTGAAGGTGCTGCCTGCGAAGCAATGGCGCGTTCTGGTCGCTGATCGAGAGTTCGTGGGGCGGGAGTGGTTTGCCTTTCTCAGGCGTCGGGGTGTGAAACGCTGTTTGCGCATTCGAGGCGACAGCCGCGTGGATGATTTGCGGCTCGATGAGGGATGGGCGTACGTCGAGCCGGGACAGGTGGTCGGCCTGCTGGAGAAAGCCAATATCTACGGTCAGGTCATGCAACTGGTGGTGACGCGCACGCCCGAGGGTGAACTGCTCGCCCTGGCCACCGACCTGAAAATCGACGAGACCAGAGGCGTGTACCACTTGAGGTGGTCGGTAGAAAGCACCTTCAGCGCGCAGAAATCGAGGGGGTTCGACCTTGAGGCGAGTGCGATGACCAAACCCGCTCGGTTGGAGCGGCTGGTCGGCGTAGTGACGCTGGCGATGGCTTGGTGCTTGCGGATCGGTACATGGTGCCACGAGCAGCGGCCCATCAAGCGCAAAAAGCACGGACGCCGGGCGGTGAGTCTCGTCAAGTACGGCTTGGAACGCCTTGCTGCCGCTTTGCGCTGGGGAACGAGTGATCGAACCATCCTCCTGAGCCTCGTCATGCAACCTTTTCCCGCTCCAATACAGCACTCAGCTCAAGATGTGGGGTACTGA
- a CDS encoding polymorphic toxin-type HINT domain-containing protein, giving the protein MGHEDLNANWVGAGHLKVGDKIRKADGTYGVVKYVKTVQETRTMYNLDVAVADTFFVGTQGWLVHNCDVSLRQASEGAFDAAKNLGTYDKVKHLATTGGK; this is encoded by the coding sequence ATCGGGCACGAGGACCTGAACGCCAACTGGGTCGGTGCGGGCCACCTCAAGGTCGGGGATAAGATCAGGAAGGCCGACGGCACCTACGGGGTCGTGAAGTACGTCAAAACGGTCCAGGAAACCCGGACGATGTACAACCTGGACGTCGCCGTCGCGGATACCTTCTTCGTCGGTACTCAGGGCTGGTTGGTGCACAACTGTGATGTATCGCTACGCCAAGCCAGCGAAGGTGCGTTCGACGCTGCTAAGAACCTCGGAACATATGACAAGGTCAAGCACCTTGCAACTACGGGAGGCAAGTAG
- the ppk1 gene encoding polyphosphate kinase 1 translates to MTTLTAHSSEQALPESAFLNRELSWLAFNERVLFEAQQERNPLLERLKFASIAGSNLDEFFMVRVAGIHRQIAAGVVAKSPDGLTPGETIMAVRKRTRQMLRNTERALNAVVEQLRDAGVKLAKVSDLEAPARHKLRELYLSQIEPVLTPLAVDPSHPFPYLSNLSLNLAVTLADDGELEFARVKVPVGVLSRFVELDGQYLLLEEVIAAHLDHLFRGRTVQSSFVFRVTRNTDYEFEEEEAEDLLQTIEEGLRRRRFGAAVRLEITRDMPADVRELLRDRLNISDEDVFEMNGPLGVADFMTWRLSRPDLSFAPFTPHVPDLEGDADLFSRLRGADVLLHHPYDSFEGVLRFLEAAASDPDVLAIKQTLYRTGGDERLFNVLEKAAERGKQVVALIELKARFDEQRNIAWARALERAGAHVVYGMTGLKTHAKVTLVVRRESGGLKRYAHVGTGNYNPRTARLYTDFSLLTSDTDIGEDVSSLFNHLTGYAEAQYHTLLVAPDTAREQLEALIDEEGVRAGRGEAAWIHAKMNQLTDPGMIAAFYRASQAGVKIKLMVRGVCCLRPGVPGLSENITVRSLLGRFLEHARLYAFSGSGVYFGSADLMSRNLNRRVEVIAPACREEHRDRLLERFEIEWRDERGSWQLDEDGTYHKFSGDFSAQQAFMTGQLPPLEP, encoded by the coding sequence ATGACCACCCTGACGGCCCATTCCTCTGAGCAGGCCTTGCCGGAAAGCGCTTTTCTCAACCGCGAACTTTCCTGGCTGGCCTTCAACGAACGCGTACTGTTCGAAGCGCAGCAGGAGCGCAATCCACTGCTCGAGCGCTTGAAGTTTGCCTCGATTGCGGGCAGCAACCTCGACGAGTTCTTCATGGTGCGCGTGGCAGGCATCCACCGCCAGATCGCCGCGGGCGTGGTGGCCAAAAGCCCCGACGGCCTGACGCCAGGCGAGACGATTATGGCGGTGCGCAAACGAACCCGCCAGATGCTGCGTAACACCGAACGTGCGCTCAACGCGGTGGTGGAGCAGTTGCGTGATGCAGGCGTGAAGCTCGCGAAGGTGAGCGACCTGGAAGCGCCCGCGCGCCACAAACTGCGTGAGCTCTACCTCTCGCAGATCGAGCCGGTGCTGACGCCGCTGGCCGTCGATCCCAGCCATCCCTTTCCCTACCTTTCGAACCTCAGCCTGAACCTCGCGGTGACGCTCGCGGACGACGGCGAGCTGGAGTTCGCGCGCGTGAAAGTTCCCGTGGGTGTGCTGAGCCGCTTCGTGGAACTCGACGGGCAGTATCTGCTGCTCGAAGAAGTCATTGCCGCGCACCTCGACCATTTGTTTCGCGGACGCACCGTGCAGTCGAGCTTCGTGTTCCGCGTGACGCGCAACACCGACTACGAATTCGAGGAAGAAGAAGCCGAGGACCTGCTGCAGACCATCGAGGAAGGCTTGCGCCGCCGCCGCTTCGGGGCTGCCGTGCGGCTGGAAATCACCCGTGACATGCCTGCTGACGTGCGCGAACTGCTGCGCGACCGGCTGAACATCTCCGACGAGGATGTCTTTGAAATGAACGGCCCACTGGGCGTGGCGGACTTCATGACCTGGCGCCTGAGCCGCCCGGACCTCAGCTTCGCGCCCTTCACACCGCACGTTCCGGACCTCGAGGGCGACGCCGACCTCTTCAGCCGTCTGCGCGGCGCGGACGTCCTGCTGCACCATCCCTACGACAGTTTCGAAGGGGTGCTGCGTTTTCTGGAGGCGGCGGCCAGTGACCCCGACGTGCTGGCCATCAAGCAGACCCTCTACCGCACGGGCGGCGACGAGCGGCTCTTCAACGTGCTCGAAAAGGCGGCCGAGCGCGGCAAGCAGGTCGTGGCCCTGATCGAACTCAAGGCGCGGTTCGACGAACAGCGCAACATCGCCTGGGCGCGCGCGCTGGAGCGGGCCGGGGCGCACGTGGTGTACGGCATGACCGGCCTCAAGACGCACGCCAAAGTGACCCTGGTCGTCCGGCGTGAAAGTGGCGGCCTGAAACGCTACGCCCACGTGGGAACTGGCAACTACAATCCGCGAACCGCGCGTCTCTACACCGACTTCAGCCTGCTCACGTCGGACACCGACATCGGCGAGGACGTCAGCAGCCTGTTCAACCACCTCACCGGATATGCCGAAGCCCAGTACCACACGCTGCTGGTGGCGCCCGACACGGCCCGCGAGCAGCTCGAGGCCCTGATCGACGAAGAAGGGGTGCGGGCCGGGCGTGGCGAGGCCGCCTGGATTCACGCCAAGATGAACCAGCTCACCGATCCTGGCATGATCGCGGCCTTCTACCGCGCCTCACAGGCGGGTGTGAAGATCAAACTGATGGTGCGCGGCGTGTGCTGTCTGCGTCCCGGCGTGCCGGGCCTTTCCGAGAACATCACGGTGCGCAGCCTGCTGGGCCGCTTTCTGGAGCACGCGCGTCTGTACGCGTTCTCGGGCAGTGGGGTGTACTTCGGCAGTGCCGACCTGATGAGCCGCAACCTCAACCGCCGGGTGGAAGTCATCGCGCCCGCCTGCCGTGAGGAGCACCGTGACCGTCTGCTGGAACGCTTCGAGATCGAGTGGCGCGACGAACGCGGCTCCTGGCAGCTGGACGAGGACGGCACCTACCACAAGTTCAGCGGCGATTTCAGCGCGCAGCAGGCGTTCATGACCGGGCAGCTGCCTCCCCTGGAGCCTTAA
- the fabF gene encoding beta-ketoacyl-ACP synthase II, with translation MKRVVITGLGPLTPIGMGAKAYAEAQRAGKSGIGTITRFDASPIACRIAGEIKDDYSQYLDLREARRMDRYVHYAFAATALAVEDAGLSEDQIRNERTGCLIGSGIGGIETFEAQAKVFTERGPGRISPMFIPMMIANMASGQVAIRYGAAGPSSTVVTACATGSTAIGEAARYIRDGDADMMFAGGSEAAITPMSMGGFSNMKALSFRNDEPQKASRPFSASRDGFVLSEGAGMLVLEELEHAKKRGARIYAELLGYGCSADAYHITSPAPEGRGIQNAMRMALRHAGLNPEDVQYINAHATSTPAGDQGEVQAIKAVFGDHARKLAISATKSMTGHLLGAAGAIEAIAAVQALSDGVIPPTINLDDPDPELDLDFVPHQPREQKLDVVMSNSFAFGGQNAVLVMKRFDG, from the coding sequence ATGAAACGAGTTGTGATCACCGGCCTCGGTCCACTCACGCCGATTGGCATGGGCGCGAAGGCCTACGCAGAAGCGCAGCGGGCAGGCAAAAGCGGCATCGGGACCATCACCCGCTTCGATGCCAGCCCCATCGCCTGCCGCATCGCCGGGGAAATCAAGGACGACTACAGCCAGTACCTCGATCTGCGCGAAGCGCGGCGGATGGACCGCTACGTTCATTACGCCTTCGCGGCGACCGCCCTGGCCGTCGAGGACGCCGGGCTGAGCGAAGACCAGATTCGCAACGAACGCACCGGCTGCCTGATCGGCTCGGGCATCGGAGGCATCGAAACCTTCGAAGCGCAGGCCAAAGTCTTCACGGAACGTGGACCGGGCCGCATCTCGCCGATGTTCATCCCCATGATGATCGCCAACATGGCCAGCGGGCAGGTCGCCATCCGTTACGGCGCCGCCGGACCGAGCAGCACGGTCGTCACGGCCTGCGCGACCGGCTCGACGGCCATCGGTGAAGCCGCGCGCTACATCCGCGATGGTGACGCCGACATGATGTTCGCCGGCGGCAGCGAAGCGGCCATCACGCCGATGTCGATGGGCGGGTTTTCCAACATGAAGGCCCTGTCCTTTCGCAACGACGAACCCCAGAAGGCCTCGCGGCCCTTCAGCGCCAGCCGGGACGGCTTCGTGCTCAGCGAAGGTGCCGGAATGCTGGTCCTCGAGGAACTCGAGCACGCCAAAAAGCGCGGCGCGCGCATTTACGCCGAACTGCTCGGGTATGGCTGCAGCGCCGACGCCTACCACATCACCTCGCCGGCCCCGGAAGGGCGCGGCATTCAGAACGCCATGCGCATGGCGCTGCGTCACGCCGGGCTTAACCCCGAGGACGTGCAGTACATCAACGCGCACGCCACCAGCACCCCTGCCGGGGACCAGGGCGAAGTGCAGGCCATCAAGGCGGTCTTTGGCGACCACGCCCGCAAGCTGGCCATCAGCGCCACCAAGAGCATGACCGGGCACCTGCTGGGCGCGGCGGGCGCCATTGAGGCCATTGCGGCAGTGCAGGCCCTCTCGGACGGGGTGATTCCGCCGACCATCAACCTCGACGATCCCGATCCGGAACTCGACCTCGACTTCGTGCCGCACCAGCCGCGCGAGCAGAAGCTCGACGTGGTGATGTCCAACAGCTTTGCCTTCGGAGGGCAGAACGCCGTGCTGGTCATGAAGCGTTTCGACGGCTGA
- the acpP gene encoding acyl carrier protein: METFDQVKEVIVEKLGVDADKVTPEARFVEDLGADSLETVELIMGLEDKFGISISDEDAEGIRTVQAAVDYIGAKQ; encoded by the coding sequence ATGGAAACATTCGACCAAGTCAAAGAAGTGATCGTGGAAAAGCTCGGCGTGGACGCCGACAAGGTCACGCCCGAAGCGCGCTTTGTGGAGGACCTCGGCGCCGACAGCCTGGAGACCGTGGAGCTGATCATGGGTCTCGAGGACAAGTTCGGTATCTCGATCAGCGACGAGGACGCCGAAGGTATCCGTACCGTGCAGGCAGCCGTCGACTACATCGGCGCCAAGCAGTAA
- the fabG gene encoding 3-oxoacyl-[acyl-carrier-protein] reductase, with product MTDTNQARRTALVTGSSRGLGRAMALSLAQSGFDVAVHYGRNAAEAEKVAGEIRSLGARAEVFGADLSQSANAGALVEDVIKAFGNLHVLVNNAGITRDTLAIRMKDEDWQSVIDTNLTSAFHASRAAIKSMMRARTGRIINIASVVGLMGNPGQANYVASKAGLIGLTKALAKEYGGRGITVNAVAPGFIESDMTGALSDEIQKAYLAGIPLGRFGQPEDVASVVTFLASDAAGYITGQVIGVDGGLYPH from the coding sequence ATGACCGATACCAATCAGGCTCGCCGCACCGCCCTCGTCACGGGATCCAGCCGTGGCCTGGGCCGCGCGATGGCGCTTTCGCTCGCGCAAAGCGGCTTTGACGTGGCCGTCCACTACGGGCGCAACGCGGCGGAGGCCGAGAAGGTCGCCGGAGAAATCCGTTCGCTCGGCGCCCGCGCCGAAGTGTTCGGCGCTGACCTTTCGCAAAGCGCCAACGCGGGCGCCCTCGTCGAAGACGTCATCAAGGCGTTCGGCAACTTGCACGTGCTGGTCAATAACGCCGGCATCACACGCGACACCCTGGCGATTCGCATGAAAGACGAGGACTGGCAGAGCGTCATCGACACCAACCTCACCTCGGCCTTTCACGCATCGCGCGCTGCCATCAAAAGCATGATGCGTGCCCGCACCGGGCGCATCATCAACATCGCCTCGGTGGTGGGCCTGATGGGCAATCCCGGACAGGCCAACTACGTGGCCAGCAAGGCCGGCCTGATCGGGCTGACCAAGGCCCTGGCCAAGGAGTACGGCGGGCGCGGCATCACCGTGAACGCCGTCGCGCCGGGCTTTATCGAGTCCGATATGACGGGCGCGCTGAGCGACGAGATACAGAAAGCGTATCTGGCAGGGATTCCGCTGGGGCGCTTTGGCCAGCCCGAGGACGTGGCGAGCGTGGTGACCTTTCTGGCCTCGGACGCGGCGGGCTACATCACCGGGCAGGTCATCGGCGTCGACGGTGGTCTCTACCCCCACTGA
- the fabD gene encoding ACP S-malonyltransferase, translating into MTIAALFPGQNSHALGMGSEVAASYPVAEEVLATAERTVPGLRSLMAQGPLEELTLTANQQPALVAASIAAYRAWREATGLTPAYAAGHSLGEYSAHVASGSLDLELALRLVRRRGQLMQEAVPAGQGAMLAAMGDPGVVREVCQETPGVVEVANFNAPTQTVISGEKAAVEAAGVALKARGLKAIPLKVSAPFHCSLMQSARDALAPDLHSAHYGNMAFPVVANVTANPVMEPAEIAALLARQITASVRWVESIETLAALGVTTFVEFGSGTVLSGLVKRILPDADVRSIHTPHDIQNFVEAS; encoded by the coding sequence ATGACCATCGCTGCCCTGTTTCCCGGCCAGAACTCGCACGCCCTGGGGATGGGCAGTGAAGTCGCCGCAAGCTACCCCGTGGCCGAAGAAGTGCTGGCCACGGCCGAGCGCACCGTGCCCGGTCTGCGCTCCCTGATGGCTCAGGGTCCTCTCGAAGAGCTCACCCTGACCGCCAACCAGCAGCCGGCCCTGGTAGCCGCGTCCATTGCCGCCTACCGCGCCTGGCGGGAAGCGACCGGCCTGACGCCTGCCTACGCGGCGGGGCACAGCCTGGGCGAGTACAGCGCGCACGTGGCGAGCGGCAGCCTCGATCTGGAACTCGCTCTGCGCCTCGTGCGCCGCCGTGGCCAATTGATGCAGGAAGCCGTTCCTGCCGGTCAGGGCGCCATGCTCGCGGCCATGGGTGACCCGGGTGTGGTGCGTGAAGTCTGTCAGGAAACTCCCGGCGTGGTGGAAGTGGCCAACTTCAATGCCCCCACCCAGACGGTCATCAGCGGTGAGAAGGCGGCCGTGGAAGCGGCCGGTGTCGCCCTCAAGGCGCGCGGCCTCAAGGCCATCCCCCTCAAGGTCAGCGCGCCCTTCCACTGCTCGCTGATGCAAAGCGCGCGTGACGCCCTCGCCCCCGATCTGCACTCGGCGCACTACGGCAACATGGCGTTTCCGGTGGTCGCCAACGTCACCGCCAACCCTGTCATGGAACCGGCTGAAATCGCGGCGCTGCTCGCTCGGCAGATCACTGCGAGCGTGCGCTGGGTCGAGAGCATCGAGACACTCGCAGCGCTGGGCGTCACGACCTTCGTGGAGTTTGGCAGTGGCACCGTGCTCTCGGGACTGGTCAAGCGTATTCTGCCCGACGCGGACGTGCGCAGCATTCACACCCCGCACGACATTCAGAATTTTGTGGAGGCATCATGA
- a CDS encoding beta-ketoacyl-ACP synthase III, with translation MAVGITALGSYAPERTLTNQHFEQLLDTTDEWIVARTGIEKRHIAAEDEFTSQVAIRAVENLIARSGQDALDGVDMVIVATSTPDALFPATASLVQAHFKLTAGTFDMLTACTGWVYALSVAHAYVQAGLCKKVLTIGAETLSRVIDWQDRSTAVLFGDGASAGIVEEVREGYGFRSWVLGADGEGAGNLHLGLTADKLPDGTSLSDKIQMNGREVFKFAVRVMNTATLQAVSQAGLEPGDISLFVPHQANARIIEAARERLGLPQERVVVTVNEYGNNSTASVGLALQHALDAGRIQDGDHLLLVAFGGGLTWGATVLTWGGVLPKSEDGENAALAPDVVRADRGTL, from the coding sequence ATGGCCGTCGGCATCACCGCACTGGGCAGCTACGCTCCCGAGCGTACCCTGACCAATCAACACTTCGAGCAGCTGCTCGACACCACAGACGAATGGATTGTTGCCCGCACCGGAATTGAGAAGAGGCACATTGCCGCCGAGGATGAGTTCACCTCACAGGTGGCCATTCGCGCCGTCGAAAACCTGATCGCCCGTTCGGGCCAGGACGCTCTGGATGGTGTCGACATGGTCATTGTCGCGACCAGCACGCCCGACGCACTGTTTCCTGCCACGGCGTCCCTGGTGCAGGCCCACTTCAAGCTGACGGCCGGCACCTTCGATATGCTGACCGCCTGCACCGGGTGGGTGTATGCGCTCTCCGTCGCGCACGCTTACGTGCAGGCCGGACTGTGCAAGAAAGTGCTCACCATCGGCGCCGAGACGCTCAGCCGGGTCATTGACTGGCAGGACCGCTCCACGGCCGTGCTGTTCGGTGACGGTGCCAGCGCGGGCATCGTGGAGGAAGTGCGTGAAGGGTACGGTTTTCGCTCGTGGGTGCTGGGCGCCGACGGTGAGGGGGCTGGAAACCTGCACCTGGGACTGACGGCGGACAAGCTGCCCGACGGCACCAGCCTGAGTGACAAGATCCAGATGAACGGCCGGGAAGTCTTCAAGTTCGCCGTGCGCGTCATGAACACCGCCACGCTGCAGGCTGTCTCGCAGGCCGGTCTCGAACCAGGTGACATCTCGCTGTTCGTGCCGCATCAGGCCAACGCACGCATCATCGAAGCGGCCCGCGAGCGTCTGGGTTTGCCGCAGGAGCGGGTGGTCGTGACGGTCAACGAGTACGGCAACAACAGCACCGCCAGTGTCGGGCTGGCGCTGCAGCATGCCCTCGACGCGGGCCGGATCCAGGACGGCGATCACCTGCTGTTGGTCGCCTTCGGTGGTGGCCTGACCTGGGGCGCCACCGTACTGACCTGGGGTGGAGTTCTGCCCAAGAGTGAAGATGGCGAAAATGCTGCCCTGGCGCCGGACGTCGTCAGGGCAGACCGGGGGACCCTATGA
- the rpmF gene encoding 50S ribosomal protein L32 encodes MAKHPVPKKKTSKSKRDMRRSHHALVAPNLIECPQCHSKKLQHHVCPSCGYYDGRQVLSV; translated from the coding sequence ATGGCGAAGCACCCCGTACCGAAGAAGAAGACCAGCAAGAGCAAGCGTGACATGCGCCGCAGTCACCACGCCCTTGTTGCCCCGAACCTCATTGAATGCCCTCAGTGCCACAGCAAGAAGCTTCAGCACCACGTGTGCCCCAGCTGTGGTTACTACGACGGCCGTCAAGTTCTCAGCGTTTGA